In the Deltaproteobacteria bacterium genome, one interval contains:
- a CDS encoding trehalose-6-phosphate synthase has protein sequence MSNLVIVSNRGPFSFSEDFLAKAEACLKEGRQPEELSFGEGGLVQAMAGLLKPGRWETTWIGASMGDRDIDVARGHYTGLFHHMKKNRFAPDQFPHIEIDPETRMHFRYKEYDFYMRFVFFDTKHMHSYYSKFANGFLWPLMHLTRSPLFYKKTRVFPRPYFEKNDFVQYSSSNVTFANTIIDEIRKSREKRTPKRRIVIWNQDYHLMQIAEVYKALLEEEGIPEDEREKMHVGQFIHTPFFNIHEIQGLIREDKRNRIKAHIYDPFGETIETVLQKLIWGMLANDFIGFHTKEYCDNYLEALQEWFPVEIRIMEKFYEVAHQDSVTTIGALPIGLDVDKILSEVTPEKELTYKIGGNNLANQITADKKAARYIFGGLDRCDYTKGLVERVSIFSHALIRLRNSLRDARFYQITSPSRSENPDYQNLHAILREQVKKLNRKFSNDPIVYLSDGITAPQNYRLMREIDVMLVTPLEDGMNLVAFEYILSQKYNHPDRRGILVLSACGASRVLKQKGFDQRDGIIYINPMRPKEAGEKIMAALKSGSHLSEKVINYVENERRIEDWAAQNIEAILHSRRIP, from the coding sequence ATGAGCAACTTGGTCATTGTTTCCAATAGAGGTCCTTTTAGCTTTTCCGAAGATTTCTTGGCAAAGGCTGAGGCCTGCCTGAAAGAGGGAAGACAGCCTGAGGAGCTGAGTTTCGGGGAAGGAGGCTTGGTGCAGGCAATGGCGGGGCTTCTCAAACCAGGCCGTTGGGAAACTACCTGGATCGGCGCCTCTATGGGGGACAGGGACATCGATGTTGCCAGGGGACACTATACGGGATTGTTTCACCACATGAAAAAAAACCGCTTTGCCCCTGACCAATTCCCGCACATAGAAATAGATCCTGAAACCCGTATGCACTTCCGCTATAAGGAGTATGATTTCTACATGAGATTTGTCTTTTTTGATACCAAACACATGCATAGCTACTACAGTAAATTTGCCAATGGTTTTCTTTGGCCGCTCATGCATCTCACCAGGTCACCCCTATTTTATAAGAAGACGCGAGTATTTCCTCGCCCATATTTCGAAAAAAATGACTTCGTCCAATATAGCAGCAGCAATGTCACCTTTGCCAACACGATCATTGATGAGATTCGCAAAAGTAGAGAAAAAAGAACACCGAAGAGAAGAATCGTAATATGGAATCAGGACTACCACCTCATGCAGATTGCCGAAGTCTACAAGGCACTGCTGGAAGAAGAGGGTATTCCTGAAGATGAAAGAGAAAAGATGCATGTGGGTCAGTTCATTCACACTCCTTTTTTCAATATCCATGAAATCCAGGGTCTCATCAGAGAAGACAAGCGCAACAGGATCAAGGCCCACATATATGATCCCTTTGGGGAGACTATAGAAACCGTACTGCAGAAGTTGATCTGGGGCATGCTTGCAAATGATTTCATTGGCTTTCACACCAAAGAGTATTGCGACAACTATTTGGAGGCGCTCCAAGAATGGTTTCCCGTGGAAATAAGAATCATGGAAAAATTCTACGAAGTAGCCCATCAAGATTCCGTCACCACCATTGGAGCTCTTCCGATTGGCCTCGATGTGGACAAGATCCTCTCTGAGGTAACCCCCGAGAAAGAGTTGACCTACAAAATCGGTGGCAACAATCTCGCCAACCAAATCACTGCCGACAAGAAAGCGGCAAGATACATCTTTGGCGGGCTCGACAGGTGTGATTATACCAAGGGACTTGTGGAAAGAGTGTCCATTTTTAGCCACGCCCTCATAAGATTGAGAAATTCCCTGAGAGATGCTCGCTTCTATCAAATCACCTCACCGAGCAGGTCCGAAAATCCGGACTATCAAAATCTGCACGCTATTCTGCGAGAGCAGGTGAAGAAGCTCAACAGAAAATTCAGCAATGATCCTATCGTTTACCTTTCAGATGGTATCACCGCACCACAGAACTACCGCCTCATGAGAGAAATAGATGTCATGCTCGTCACACCTCTCGAAGATGGCATGAACCTGGTCGCCTTTGAATACATCCTGTCGCAAAAATACAACCATCCTGACAGGCGTGGCATTCTCGTCTTGAGCGCGTGCGGGGCCTCACGAGTCCTAAAACAGAAAGGATTCGATCAGCGAGACGGCATCATCTATATCAACCCCATGAGGCCAAAAGAGGCGGGAGAAAAGATTATGGCAGCCCTGAAAAGTGGCAGCCATCTTTCGGAAAAAGTCATCAATTACGTGGAAAATGAAAGAAGGATCGAAGACTGGGCAGCCCAAAATATAGAAGCAATCTTGCACTCGAGAAGGATTCCCTGA
- a CDS encoding glycosyltransferase: MTTELLDQYAAVVGEDVINHLRQLAEPLQGIKVVHVNSTRQGGGVAEILNRMIPLKEELGLLPSWEVIVGDADFYQCTKFMHNTLQGNKHDISPGLLQHYEETNGYNAERLRGHLEEADIVFIHDPQPAPFLQLCPQRKGKWIWRCHIDVSHPYRPVWKYLRSFVEPYDASIWSLAEFAQPLRHPLYLIPPSIDPLSKKNIELSDRELYEVRSRFGLDPDRPLVVQVSRFDRFKDPLGVIQAYRLANTFVPLQLVLAGGGATDDPEGEQVLAEVQAAAEGDPDIHVLLLPPDSYRTINALQRIADIVVQKSTREGFGLTVTEAMWKGKPVIGGDVGGIRLQVINHHTGFLVNTPEGAALRIRYLLTHREKLVEMGHKARQFVRDNFLITRHLREYLTLMLAILWDMEERIELS, translated from the coding sequence ATGACAACCGAATTGCTCGACCAGTACGCAGCTGTGGTTGGCGAAGATGTGATTAACCACCTGCGCCAGCTTGCCGAACCTCTGCAAGGGATAAAGGTGGTCCATGTGAACTCCACCAGGCAGGGTGGAGGAGTCGCCGAGATTCTCAACCGGATGATTCCGCTAAAAGAGGAGCTCGGTTTGCTGCCGAGTTGGGAAGTGATCGTTGGAGATGCAGACTTTTACCAGTGCACCAAGTTCATGCACAACACTCTGCAGGGAAACAAGCATGACATCTCTCCGGGACTTTTACAGCATTATGAAGAAACGAATGGTTATAACGCCGAGAGGCTTCGTGGACATCTTGAGGAGGCGGATATCGTCTTCATTCATGATCCTCAGCCAGCACCATTTCTCCAGCTGTGTCCTCAGAGGAAAGGCAAATGGATCTGGCGCTGCCACATAGATGTGAGTCATCCCTATCGCCCGGTATGGAAGTACTTGCGCAGCTTTGTGGAACCTTACGATGCCAGTATCTGGTCCCTGGCGGAATTCGCCCAACCATTGCGCCACCCACTCTATCTCATTCCGCCCAGTATCGACCCATTGAGCAAAAAAAACATAGAACTGAGCGACAGAGAACTTTATGAGGTGCGAAGCAGATTCGGTCTGGATCCAGACCGCCCTCTGGTGGTACAGGTTTCCCGCTTCGATCGCTTTAAAGACCCACTAGGGGTCATCCAGGCTTACAGACTGGCGAACACATTTGTGCCGCTGCAGTTGGTTCTGGCTGGAGGCGGCGCCACTGATGATCCTGAAGGGGAGCAAGTCCTGGCAGAGGTACAGGCAGCAGCAGAGGGTGACCCTGACATCCACGTATTGCTCCTGCCTCCTGACTCCTATCGCACAATCAACGCCTTGCAAAGAATTGCGGATATTGTAGTACAGAAATCGACCAGGGAGGGTTTCGGCCTTACGGTCACAGAAGCAATGTGGAAAGGAAAACCTGTAATTGGTGGAGACGTAGGGGGCATCCGTTTGCAGGTGATCAACCACCACACTGGCTTTCTTGTCAATACTCCTGAGGGCGCAGCCCTGCGTATTAGATATTTGCTCACTCACAGGGAAAAATTGGTGGAAATGGGACACAAGGCCAGACAGTTTGTCAGGGACAATTTCCTCATCACTCGTCACCTGCGCGAGTACCTGACCCTCATGCTGGCAATTCTCTGGGACATGGAAGAAAGAATAGAGCTCTCGTAG
- the otsB gene encoding trehalose-phosphatase, producing MQVLNPDADLKLFHQRKQQASENALFLDYDGTLAPFQVEAAKAQPYPGVRPMLNRIIQIPNTRLVVVSGRWTKDLLPLLQLEAQPEIWGSHGLERLRGDGSYEIAPLPENVLEGLVAAHDWIVTVSLAKRCEKKPGSLALHWRGLSEKEIAALRKKVEPKWSMIAEAWGLALKEFDGGLELRAPARNKGDAVRTVLQEMSQDVVAAYLGDDVTDEDAFEAVKGKGIAVLVRPQLRPTMADLWLKPPEELLQFLADWL from the coding sequence ATGCAAGTTCTCAACCCGGATGCGGATCTAAAACTTTTCCACCAGCGGAAGCAACAAGCTTCCGAAAACGCTCTTTTCCTCGACTATGACGGCACGCTTGCTCCTTTTCAGGTGGAGGCCGCCAAGGCCCAACCATACCCCGGTGTGCGCCCAATGCTCAACAGGATCATACAAATACCGAATACCCGATTGGTGGTGGTTTCAGGAAGGTGGACGAAAGATTTGCTTCCGCTCTTGCAACTCGAAGCTCAGCCAGAGATCTGGGGTTCCCACGGACTGGAACGTTTGCGTGGGGATGGATCCTACGAAATTGCGCCCCTCCCTGAAAATGTACTCGAAGGACTGGTAGCTGCTCACGACTGGATAGTAACCGTATCACTTGCAAAGCGCTGTGAGAAAAAGCCTGGATCCCTTGCCCTTCACTGGCGGGGTTTATCCGAAAAGGAAATTGCTGCCCTGCGAAAAAAAGTGGAACCAAAATGGTCAATGATTGCCGAGGCCTGGGGTCTTGCTTTGAAAGAATTTGATGGAGGTCTCGAACTGCGAGCTCCTGCTCGAAACAAGGGAGATGCTGTCAGAACTGTTCTTCAGGAAATGAGTCAAGATGTTGTTGCAGCCTACCTGGGAGATGATGTGACGGATGAGGATGCATTCGAAGCAGTGAAAGGGAAGGGGATCGCGGTACTAGTCCGTCCACAGCTTCGTCCCACTATGGCCGACCTGTGGCTCAAGCCACCTGAAGAGCTGCTGCAGTTTCTGGCTGATTGGCTGTAA
- a CDS encoding MBL fold metallo-hydrolase — MKVTFYGTRGSIPVPHPDYVEFGGNTPCILVTFSTGRVAVLDAGTGIRKLGNDLLAAAHEQYNEFVIGLSHTHWDHIQGFPFFKLANDPRRNITLAICGKDRSTKRLENIFATQMQRDYFPVPLDKIGARINFWQPDFTEYVHPRGVEIVAAKHNHPGGAYGYRLTEGGKTLVYCTDVEHGDSIDPNVVALARNADLLIHDAQYTPEELKERKGWGHSSWQQAVDVAERAGVKRLALFHHDPDHPDAFLLQMEAEIQKDYPEVFVAREGSEVIL; from the coding sequence ATGAAGGTTACTTTTTATGGCACTAGAGGATCTATTCCGGTACCCCACCCTGACTATGTGGAGTTCGGAGGAAATACTCCCTGCATCCTGGTGACGTTCAGCACGGGCAGAGTTGCTGTATTGGATGCGGGCACGGGAATTCGCAAGTTGGGAAACGATCTGTTGGCCGCAGCTCATGAGCAATACAACGAATTTGTCATCGGTCTATCACACACCCACTGGGATCACATTCAGGGTTTTCCTTTTTTCAAGCTGGCCAATGATCCCCGGCGGAACATTACCCTGGCCATCTGTGGCAAGGACAGGAGCACCAAGAGACTGGAGAACATCTTCGCCACCCAGATGCAAAGAGATTATTTTCCAGTACCCCTGGACAAGATTGGGGCCAGAATAAACTTCTGGCAGCCAGACTTTACAGAATATGTGCATCCCCGCGGCGTGGAGATAGTGGCTGCCAAACACAATCACCCAGGCGGTGCTTACGGCTACAGGCTGACGGAAGGGGGAAAAACTCTGGTCTACTGTACGGATGTGGAACACGGAGACAGCATAGACCCCAATGTGGTTGCCCTGGCACGCAATGCTGACCTACTTATCCACGATGCCCAGTACACCCCCGAGGAGTTGAAGGAAAGGAAAGGATGGGGACACAGTAGCTGGCAGCAGGCTGTGGATGTGGCTGAGCGAGCGGGTGTGAAACGCCTGGCTCTTTTTCACCACGACCCAGATCACCCTGATGCTTTCCTGCTGCAGATGGAGGCGGAGATTCAGAAGGACTACCCAGAGGTATTCGTTGCCAGAGAAGGCAGTGAGGTGATTTTGTAA